From the genome of Candidatus Thermoplasmatota archaeon, one region includes:
- a CDS encoding class I SAM-dependent methyltransferase: MPPARAADREPRYFPRPGLSPGVAMLVAAGLLRPRDRILEVGCGTGSDALALACIGFRRVAGIDISRRSIAQARARARRAKVDVRFEIGDATRLQAFPPASFDAVVDTLMSNNLREAGLRRYAGEAARVLRPEGLLVMQTKVLARGQPPRLPVAFRRRFSFGPAVRTTLPQHPIGSRWVDVAAYVGRRKTAR; encoded by the coding sequence ATGCCGCCCGCGCGCGCGGCGGACCGGGAGCCGCGCTACTTCCCCCGCCCGGGCCTTTCGCCGGGCGTGGCCATGCTCGTCGCGGCCGGCCTCCTGCGTCCCCGCGACCGCATCCTGGAGGTCGGCTGCGGCACCGGAAGCGACGCGCTCGCGCTTGCCTGCATCGGGTTCCGCCGGGTCGCGGGCATCGACATTTCCCGTCGGTCGATCGCGCAAGCCCGCGCGCGGGCCCGTCGCGCCAAGGTCGACGTTCGCTTCGAGATCGGGGACGCCACGAGACTGCAGGCCTTCCCGCCGGCCTCCTTCGACGCCGTCGTCGACACGCTCATGAGCAACAACCTGCGAGAGGCAGGTCTCCGCCGGTACGCGGGCGAGGCCGCGCGCGTGCTGCGCCCCGAGGGCCTCCTCGTGATGCAGACGAAGGTCTTGGCCCGCGGACAACCACCGCGTCTGCCCGTCGCCTTCCGCCGCCGATTCTCCTTTGGGCCGGCGGTCCGCACGACGCTACCGCAGCACCCGATCGGCTCGCGCTGGGTGGACGTGGCTGCGTACGTGGGACGGCGGAAAACGGCACGGTAG